Proteins encoded in a region of the Atopobium sp. oral taxon 416 genome:
- the greA gene encoding transcription elongation factor GreA produces the protein MTDEIVLTPEGRDKLVEELNYREGQKHDEIVEHIKIARGFGDLSENSEFDDAKDEEAKNASRINEIRTILATARVVENEDAMEVSLGSTVELKNGRGRKTTFTIVGTTETDSLAHKISNESPAGRAVIGHGVGDTISFKSPAGKVRIYTITKVTR, from the coding sequence ACGGATGAGATCGTACTGACTCCGGAAGGCCGGGATAAACTCGTTGAGGAGCTCAACTACCGTGAGGGCCAGAAACACGATGAGATCGTAGAGCACATCAAGATTGCCCGCGGCTTCGGTGACCTCTCAGAGAACTCTGAGTTCGATGACGCAAAGGACGAGGAAGCAAAGAACGCCTCCCGCATCAATGAGATCCGCACCATCCTTGCGACGGCCCGCGTCGTCGAGAATGAGGACGCAATGGAAGTCTCCCTGGGTTCCACTGTGGAGCTCAAGAACGGCAGAGGCAGGAAGACGACCTTCACGATCGTTGGTACGACCGAGACGGATTCGCTCGCACACAAGATCTCCAATGAGTCCCCCGCAGGCAGAGCGGTGATCGGCCATGGGGTGGGGGACACCATCTCTTTCAAGTCCCCGGCGGGTAAGGTGCGCATCTACACGATCACCAAGGTGACGCGCTGA
- the lysS gene encoding lysine--tRNA ligase, producing MAETTSTGQGKPSQNDERAQRRQRRTELMQEGINPYPIKSTVTAHAADLEKKYADLACGEDTTDSVTVAGRIRALRKQGKIAFLILEDCTGSIQLFCRINTMAKEDWDLLSMLDMGDILQASGYVVRTRRGQLSISPTKLILLSKSLRPLPEKFHGLQDKEVRYRQRYVDLIMNPEIREVFRKRSAIISLIRRYMEADGYLEVETPIMHAIVGGANAKPFVTHFNALNRDFYLRIATELPLKRLIVGGMERVFEIGRQFRNEGMDLTHNPEFTSMEAYCAYSDLEGMKRLSEGLFKAIAREVCGCKEGHEVITYQGQTIDMSGTWKSMSVAEVDSQVVGEHVDMDTPIDHLREVCERNGVQTEKNWGVGKLLFTIYDQLGEDTIVNPTFVCDFPEEVSPLSKRREDDPRLTDRFELLIAGREYANAFSELNDPIDQAGRFAEQVAAKDFGDDEAMGYDYDYVRALEYGMPPAGGVGYGIDRMIMLFCDQPSIRDVLLFPQMKPEKIAKEDIASQLPDTTDNPAASADALFDNAEKGASEDMASEKKEEAEANLSEPAVEDNGLSEAARAAIDADMSGKLEAGISRDQAMKLLKKYNKEPFHVEHGETLEGLMRYFSKQYDPDNVDFWGIVGLLHDLDWEKFQDEKNHTVKTAELLAEVGATAQLAHAIMTHNSDNNEALPKPKLQMEKVLFACDEVSGLIQAAAKMRPSGSVTDMPLKSLKKKFKDKRFAAGCNREVMREGAQYMGQEMNECLDAVLTAMKAIAPVGDIYAKSNGEQ from the coding sequence ATGGCTGAGACAACAAGTACGGGACAGGGAAAGCCATCCCAAAACGACGAGCGCGCACAGCGCAGACAGCGCCGTACCGAGCTGATGCAGGAGGGCATCAACCCGTATCCGATCAAAAGTACCGTCACCGCCCATGCCGCTGACCTCGAGAAGAAGTACGCTGACCTGGCTTGTGGGGAGGACACGACCGATTCCGTGACCGTTGCGGGCCGCATCCGCGCGCTGCGCAAGCAGGGCAAGATCGCCTTCTTGATTCTGGAGGACTGCACGGGCTCGATCCAGCTCTTCTGCCGGATCAACACCATGGCCAAAGAGGACTGGGATCTCCTCTCTATGCTCGATATGGGCGATATCCTGCAGGCGAGCGGCTACGTCGTGCGTACTCGCCGCGGGCAGCTCTCCATCTCGCCGACCAAGCTCATCCTGCTCTCAAAGAGCCTGCGTCCGCTGCCGGAGAAGTTCCATGGCCTGCAGGACAAAGAGGTCCGCTACCGCCAGCGCTACGTTGACCTGATCATGAACCCGGAGATCCGTGAGGTCTTCCGCAAGCGCTCCGCGATCATCTCGCTGATCCGCCGCTATATGGAGGCCGATGGCTACCTCGAGGTGGAGACTCCGATCATGCATGCGATCGTGGGCGGCGCCAATGCGAAGCCGTTCGTCACGCACTTCAATGCCTTGAACCGCGACTTCTATCTGCGTATCGCCACCGAGCTTCCTCTGAAGCGTCTGATCGTCGGCGGTATGGAGCGCGTCTTTGAGATCGGCCGCCAGTTCAGAAACGAGGGCATGGACTTGACGCACAACCCGGAGTTCACCTCGATGGAGGCCTACTGCGCCTACTCCGACCTCGAGGGTATGAAGCGCTTGAGCGAAGGCCTCTTCAAGGCGATCGCCCGTGAGGTCTGTGGCTGCAAGGAAGGCCATGAGGTGATCACCTACCAGGGACAGACTATCGATATGTCCGGTACCTGGAAGAGCATGTCGGTAGCTGAGGTTGACTCGCAGGTTGTCGGCGAGCACGTCGATATGGACACCCCGATTGACCACCTGCGTGAAGTGTGCGAGAGAAATGGCGTTCAGACGGAGAAGAACTGGGGTGTCGGCAAGCTCCTCTTCACGATCTATGATCAGCTGGGCGAGGATACGATCGTCAATCCAACCTTTGTCTGCGACTTCCCGGAAGAGGTGAGCCCGCTCTCCAAGCGCAGAGAGGACGATCCGCGCCTCACCGACCGCTTTGAGTTGCTGATCGCCGGCCGCGAGTATGCCAACGCCTTCTCTGAGCTCAACGACCCCATCGACCAGGCTGGCCGCTTTGCGGAGCAGGTCGCTGCAAAGGACTTCGGCGACGACGAGGCTATGGGCTACGACTACGACTATGTCCGCGCCCTCGAGTACGGTATGCCCCCTGCCGGCGGTGTCGGCTACGGTATCGACCGCATGATCATGCTCTTCTGTGACCAACCCTCTATCAGAGATGTCCTGCTCTTCCCGCAGATGAAGCCGGAGAAGATCGCGAAGGAGGACATCGCCTCACAGCTGCCGGATACCACGGACAACCCTGCAGCCTCCGCCGACGCCCTCTTTGACAATGCAGAGAAAGGAGCCAGTGAGGATATGGCATCAGAAAAGAAAGAAGAGGCAGAGGCAAACCTGAGTGAGCCTGCTGTCGAGGACAACGGGCTCTCTGAGGCTGCCCGGGCGGCGATCGATGCCGATATGTCAGGCAAGCTTGAGGCGGGGATTTCCCGCGATCAGGCGATGAAGCTTCTGAAGAAGTACAACAAGGAGCCCTTCCACGTCGAGCACGGTGAGACTCTTGAGGGATTGATGCGCTATTTCTCAAAGCAGTATGACCCGGACAACGTTGACTTCTGGGGCATCGTGGGCCTGCTCCACGATCTCGATTGGGAGAAGTTCCAGGACGAGAAGAACCACACCGTCAAGACTGCAGAGCTCCTGGCTGAGGTGGGTGCTACGGCGCAGCTCGCGCATGCGATCATGACGCACAACTCTGACAACAACGAGGCGCTTCCGAAGCCGAAGCTGCAGATGGAGAAAGTCCTCTTTGCCTGCGATGAGGTGTCAGGCCTGATCCAAGCGGCCGCAAAGATGCGCCCCTCCGGCTCCGTCACCGACATGCCGCTCAAGTCACTGAAGAAGAAGTTCAAGGACAAGCGCTTCGCCGCGGGCTGCAACCGCGAGGTGATGCGTGAAGGTGCCCAGTACATGGGGCAGGAGATGAACGAGTGCCTCGACGCGGTCCTGACCGCAATGAAGGCGATCGCCCCCGTGGGAGATATCTACGCGAAGTCGAATGGCGAGCAGTAA